Proteins encoded within one genomic window of Manduca sexta isolate Smith_Timp_Sample1 chromosome 18, JHU_Msex_v1.0, whole genome shotgun sequence:
- the LOC115440279 gene encoding putative ATP-dependent RNA helicase TDRD12 yields the protein MDPDMYRVKVLKYLNPHLLWVEVMNKADEIVFEQIGIYGILPMDTVIKIEINSLKSKRTDVWMQAACAVMKNTLADADEIWFIPIHIDRRSSIFNNNIHKYGDIIVKKSNGEEKHMSKELKKSKFAVCDIPQFHQELSLGRIQTKPTETEARDVIKHLRDHYIDTHSSTPWDMWVKRHPYIYHIMQKIDILAEINMHKGETTRKQITRLKEIQNKLNDLDLCAEIDEESVGRGKIRHSNKSPLSKLKLLKRKLRMVEEKLKYDDTSSVADSTEPESDLNTSKKTVNSFLSSTNSDTSLNESLPEIEKSYIKNHKKDTKNLEKKIETLIDESQNYAQISMKAQKSMREEPSMTIRLAYGPPGLEIGKLAVKVVPRLQELSKTDTESKDANDNIEKGIKEERDMAVNNDDNNEMGTEKGLSEDYKPKTKLLKSAFLQRKLKLHKDNVNAQVDPPTSGNNTFEEPVQNSKVNEVSDDESITDLIERLNIKNTTKRVPKKEVDRQYLDFRELPKINANPFRNIDGSNSVFVDKLISTVLMVHTKKNNRIQPCSNIRDVPFTTEIHIVLRNMGIKAPTRIQTVSWTTILRGHSVFMIGPLGCGKTMGYLPAVCRLTSDYRKQNPDNVYPTAIIVCATAKSVTEVEKNSKMLFGLEERVLACYAGMDELSITTSLLNGCNLLICTPPILARLLQAELGVDLRALATFVIDDCERIAEVYSDEIKLALYEVKKVLKSRSSKEMKVQFVVASRVWCKFLESLARKVPDTVVCIGSFQECVLYSQTRMSVDFVKNDNKINAVVQFLEEVEGPKRTVIVCRHDDEVELLENTLTKLNRVVFACNNTMTIHDLYNLNVAWGKYDEPTRGPILVCCDGNLVHLNVTDAHYLLHYSMPLLFSTFSKRFSVLNDSYPSIFTDDGQKLKVKVLLEDANAEQLPKILNFVKRCTNNVPDALNDVANEVLVHRDTRKAKELVPICDTMLSFGHCADFWNCRERHAVFKDYDKPKEWMPTEGHINFKILHYHSADLYSVRLLSNTVKGNTKKYPQTYSTLSLKMGMYFSKEINRRLHGTPKVGDVCAVSVKQDFFVRCQVVKILDNYRNGNPKHLLVRLIDEEKYERTKDVHLYYLPDELKEVQTYAAQVRLANIRPQDKDVTFSDLAKNQLKKITDTDEDLYMRGQIVLVVGNCVFVDPLEACQDFSSLNGTVVRYNFKQELLKAHAEPNPDHIATLKKLCEDLISEDVITPEVEVPKSVKILPKCRWAHLDKDDMSAVYLSSAEDPDKFFIRLAKFSDCMNLLIKDINAYCKGDPETVEIINKGDIVLAKFPDDSMYERARIDDIYDDKVKCFFVDQGDWRDVSKKHLVPITAKFITQMPFQAIECRLVGVKPPGDGWTDFCTNWFCDYCFEDSSGNIKQLFVKYFDKTEAESTEGHKYGVVIIDTNSEEDVIVNNLMVDLNLARVDENESKYLENLTFTDALRELSDSESVVDEPKNAVVPFQMMQAPLRSVPLVDSDNESDDLDKWAFNMTDDFMSMLKPKGAVTALKEINNTADDNSVEHVNENIGETVEENMPIVSVSNSAMDTHSVDNKEKNNTELTPDSEPKDISNANLQKEKSILENFDDSLYRKPKLTWYQNKNSVIVKIHLIGVNNYILHIKDRDLKFYVEHNDTTYGFQLELYGVVDVPNSNHANKGQYILVKLMKILKKNWLTLPRDGSVRKWILYDIDRIDTSSCDEDSDNSELLNAIKNIHEKDETDSEDDEFADDVTYTHPRYT from the exons ATGGATCCTGATATGTACCGCGTTAAGGTACTAAAGTACCTAAATCCGCATTTATTATGGGTAGAAGTTATGAACAAAGCGGATGAAATCGTGTTTGAACAGATTGGTATATACGGTATTCTACCTATGGATACAGTTATAAAGATCGAAATTAACTCCCTTAAATCAAAGAGAACTGACGTATGGATGCAGGCTGCCTGTGCGGTGATGAAGAATACGCTTGCCGATGCCGATGAGATATGGTTTATTCCGATCCACATAGACCGCAG GTCGTCTATTTTCAACAATAATATCCACAAATACGGCGACATAATAGTTAAAAAGTccaacggtgaagaaaaacatatgTCGAAAGAGTTGAAGAAGTCTAAGTTTGCTGTCTGCGATATCCCGCAGTTCCACCAGGAGCTCAGCCTCGGCAGGATACAGACAAAACCTACCGAGACGGAAGCCAGGGATGTGATAAAACACCTGCGGGATCACTACATCGATACCCACAGTAGTACACCGTGGGACATGTGGGTGAAAAGACATCCCTACATATACCACATTATGCAGAAAATAGACATCCTTGCAGAAATAAATATGCATAAGGGTGAGACCACACGAAAACAAATTACTCGTTTGAAAGAAATCCAGAATAAACTCAATGATCTAGATCTCTGTGCGGAGATTGATGAGGAGTCTGTGGGACGGGGGAAAATAAGGCACTCCAATAAATCCCCTCTGTCTAAACTAAAACTATTGAAGAGGAAATTGAGGATGGTGGAAGAGAAGCTGAAATATGATGATACCAGCTCAGTGGCAGACAGCACGGAACCTGAATCTGACTTAAACACCTCAAAGAAAACTGTAAACTCATTTTTGAGTTCAACTAATTCTGATACCAGCCTTAATGAAAGTTTGCCTGAAATTGAAAAGTCTTAcatcaaaaatcataaaaaagacACAAAGAACTTGGAGAAGAAAATTGAGACTTTGATTGATGAGTCTCAAAATTATGCCCAAATTTCCATGAAAG CTCAAAAATCGATGAGAGAGGAGCCGTCGATGACAATACGCTTGGCCTACGGCCCACCAGGCTTAGAAATAGGTAAGCTGGCAGTGAAAGTAGTACCAAGACTGCAAGAACTATCAAAAACGGATACCGAATCAAAAGATGCCAATGATAATATCGAAAAAGGTATCAAGGAGGAAAGAGATATGGCTGTcaataatgatgataataatgaaaTGGGAACTGAAAAAGGACTATCTGAAGATTATAAACCAAAAACTAAATTGTTAAAGAGTGCATTCCTTCAAAGGAAGCTAAAGTTACATAAAGATAATGTAAATGCTCAAGTTGATCCACCAACTAGTGGTAACAACACATTTGAAGAACCTGTACAAAATTCTAAGGTAAACGAAGTTTCTGATGATGAATCTATAACTGATCTCATCGAAAGGTTGAACATAAAAAACACCACGAAACGCGTCCCTAAAAAAGAAGTTGATAggcaatatttagattttagagaATTGCCAAAAATAAATGCTAATCCCTTTAGGAATATTGATGGTAGTAATTCAGTATTTGTAGATAAGCTAATCAGCACTGTTCTCATGGTccatacaaagaaaaataataggATCCAACCATGTAGTAACATTAGAGATGTACCTTTCACGACAGAAATTCACATCGTCCTTAGGAATATGGGTATTAAAGCTCCCACTAGGATACAAACCGTGTCATGGACTACTATTTTACGTGGCCATAGCGTATTTATGATTGGTCCTTTAGGCTGCGGGAAGACTATGGGCTATTTGCCCGCCGTATGTCGTTTGACGTCGGATTATCGTAAACAAAATCCAGATAACGTTTATCCCACTGCGATCATAGTTTGTGCCACGGCGAAATCAGTTACTGAAGTGGAGAAAAACAGTAAAATGTTGTTTGGTCTTGAAGAACGAGTGCTTGCATGTTACGCGGGTATGGATGAGTTGAGTATTACAACTTCTTTATTGAATGGATGTAATTTGTTGATCTGCACTCCGCCGATTTTAGCTCGTCTTCTACAAGCCGAGCTCGGGGTCGACTTGCGAGCTCTCGCCACATTCGTGATAGATGATTGCGAACGCATTGCTGAGGTGTATTCCGATGAAATTAAACTTGCTTTGTATGAAGTCAAGAAAGTATTAAAGAGTCGTTCTAGTAAAGAAATGAAAGTTCAGTTTGTCGTTGCCTCTAGGGTGTGGTGTAAATTTTTAGAATCCCTCGCGAGAAAAGTTCCTGACACCGTTGTGTGTATCGGATCTTTCCAAGAATGCGTATTGTACTCTCAAACGCGAATGTCGgtagattttgttaaaaatgataataaaattaacgcGGTGGTACAATTCTTGGAAGAAGTGGAGGGACCTAAAAGGACAGTTATTGTTTGCAGACACGACGATGAAGTTGAATTGCTAGAAAACACTTTGACCAAATTAAATCGTGTTGTGTTTGCATGCAATAACACTATGACCATTCATGATTTGTATAATTTGAACGTTGCTTGGGGAAAGTACGACGAGCCGACCAGGGGTCCTATACTAGTATGTTGCGATGGGAACTTGGTTCATCTTAACGTGACTGATGCTCACTACTTACTTCATTATTCTATGCCGTTACTCTTTTCTACTTTCTCCAAAAGGTTTTCAGTTTTAAACGATAGCTATCCTTCGATATTTACGGATGACGGTCAAAAACTTAAAGTAAAGGTTTTGCTTGAAGACGCGAATGCAGAACAATTgccaaaaatattgaattttgttaaaCGTTGCACTAACAATGTCCCCGACGCTTTAAATGATGTTGCTAATGAAGTATTAGTTCACAGAGACACGAGGAAAGCCAAAGAGCTTGTACCGATTTGTGATACCATGCTCAGTTTTGGTCACTGCGCTGATTTCTGGAACTGTAGAGAACGTCATGCTGTTTTCAAAGACTACGACAAACCAAAGGAATGGATGCCGACGGAAGGCcacattaatttcaaaatactgCATTACCATTCGGCAGACTTGTATTCGGTTCGCCTACTGTCAAACACAGTAAAaggtaatacaaaaaaatacccGCAAACATACAGTACGTTATCGTTGAAAATGGGTATGTATTTCAGCAAGGAGATAAATCGAAGACTCCACGGCACCCCTAAAGTGGGTGATGTATGTGCTGTATCGGTAAAGCAGGATTTCTTCGTTCGTTGTCAAGTGGTGAAGATTTTGGACAATTATAGAAATGGAAATCCAAAACACTTATTAGTTCGACTGATTGACGAAGAGAAATATGAAAGAACTAAAGATGTCCATTTGTATTACTTACCCGATGAATTGAAAGAAGTTCAGACGTACGCAGCTCAGGTTAGGCTGGCGAATATTCGGCCGCAAGATAAGGATGTCACTTTTTCCGACCTAGCCAAGAATCAGTTAAAGAAAATAACAGACACAGATGAAGATTTGTACATGAGAGGTCAAATTGTTTTGGTAGTTGGTAACTGTGTGTTTGTGGACCCCTTAGAAGCTTGCCAAGATTTTTCGTCATTGAATGGGACTGTAGTCAGATATAATTTCAAACAAGAGCTATTAAAAGCGCACGCTGAGCCTAATCCTGATCACATTGCTACTCTAAAAAAACTGTGTGAAGACTTGATTTCTGAAGACGTAATCACTCCTGAAGTAGAAGTGCCAAAATCAGTGAAAATATTGCCGAAATGCCGCTGGGCCCACTTGGACAAGGACGATATGTCCGCGGTGTATTTGTCATCAGCAGAAGACCCAGATAAATTCTTCATCCGTCTCGCCAAATTTAGCGATTGTATGAACTTGCTAATTAAAGATATTAACGCCTATTGCAAGGGAGATCCCGAGACGgtagaaataataaacaaaggtGATATAGTGTTGGCGAAATTCCCTGATGATTCTATGTATGAAAGAGCGAGAATCGACGATATATACGATGACAAAGTCAAATGTTTTTTCGTCGATCAAGGTGACTGGAGAGATGTATCTAAGAAGCATTTAGTGCCTATCACAGCGAAATTCATAACTCAAATGCCGTTCCAAGCAATTGAGTGTCGATTAGTAGGCGTAAAACCGCCAGGagacggctggactgatttctgTACCAACTGGTTTTGTGACTACTGTTTTGAAGACAGCAGTGgtaacataaaacaattatttgtgaAATACTTTGATAAAACCGAGGCTGAATCCACCGAGGGTCATAAATATGGGGTGGTGATAATAGACACAAATTCTGAAGAAGATGTAATAGTTAATAATCTGATGGTTGATTTGAATTTGGCAAGAGTTGACGAAAACGAAAGTAAATATCTAGAGAATCTGACATTTACGGATGCTTTACGAGAACTAAGTGACTCTGAAAGTGTTGTTGATGAACCAAAGAATGCAGTTGTACCTTTTCAGATGATGCAAGCGCCGCTAAGGTCCGTTCCACTCGTCGATTCCGACAACGAATCTGACGATCTAGATAAATGGGCGTTTAATATGACAGATGATTTTATGTCTATGTTGAAGCCTAAAGGGGCCGTGACGGCTTTAAAGGAAATCAATAATACGGCAGACGATAATTCAGTTGAACATGTAAATGAGAATATTGGCGAAACTGTAGAGGAGAATATGCCAATTGTTTCTGTAAGTAATTCCGCAATGGACACGCATTCTGTggataacaaagaaaaaaataataccgaGTTAACGCCTGATTCGGAACCTAAAGATATTAGTAACGCAAACttgcaaaaagaaaaaagtattttggaaaattttgaCGACTCACTCTACAGGAAACCTAAACTCACGTGGTACCAAAACAAAAATTCAGTCATCGTAAAGATACACTTGATTGGAGTGAACAATTACATTCTACATATTAAAGACAGAGATCTAAAGTTCTACGTTGAACATAACGACACCACATATGGCTTCCAATTAGAACTGTATGGAGTTGTGGATGTACCAAACTCGAATCACGCGAACAAAGGTCAATATATCCTGGTGAAGTTGATGAAAATACTTAAAAAGAACTGGTTGACGCTACCCAGAGACGGGTCAGTGCGTAAATGGATTCTGTATGACATAGACCGGATTGACACGTCGTCGTGCGACGAGGACTCTGACAACAGCGAGCTTTTGAACGCGATAAAGAATATACATGAGAAGGATGAGACAGATTCAGAAGATGATGAGTTCGCTGATGATGTTACGTACACCCATCCCAGATATACGTAG